The Candidatus Dechloromonas phosphoritropha genome includes a region encoding these proteins:
- a CDS encoding slipin family protein, producing MDLSWFALGFTVLASALFFSSAIRIFREYERGVVFTLGRFWKVKGPGLVIIIPVIQKAVRVDLRTVVLEVPTQDVISRDNVSVKVSAVVYLRVIDPEKAIIQVVDYLNATSQLAQTMLRSVLGKHQLDDMLAEREKLNTDIQQALDAQTDSWGIKVSNVEIKQVDLTESMIRAIARQAEAERERRAKVIHAEGELQASEKLFQAAQILAQEPQAILLRYLETLTVIGADKNSTIVFPLPMDLVAPLLARAKVGSDGN from the coding sequence CTGGACCTCAGTTGGTTTGCGCTCGGCTTTACGGTTTTGGCGTCCGCCTTGTTCTTCTCTTCGGCAATCCGCATTTTCCGTGAGTACGAACGTGGCGTTGTCTTCACCTTGGGTCGCTTCTGGAAGGTGAAGGGCCCAGGGCTTGTCATCATCATCCCGGTGATACAGAAGGCAGTCAGGGTGGATCTGCGTACGGTGGTTCTGGAGGTGCCAACGCAGGATGTCATTTCACGTGACAACGTTTCGGTAAAAGTCAGCGCGGTCGTCTATTTACGCGTCATCGATCCGGAAAAGGCGATCATTCAGGTCGTCGACTACCTCAACGCCACCAGCCAATTGGCACAGACGATGCTGCGTTCTGTATTGGGCAAGCACCAACTGGACGACATGCTGGCCGAGCGCGAGAAGCTCAATACGGACATTCAGCAAGCCCTGGATGCACAAACCGACTCTTGGGGAATCAAGGTTTCCAATGTCGAGATCAAGCAAGTGGACCTGACCGAATCAATGATTCGGGCGATCGCCAGGCAAGCCGAGGCGGAACGCGAGCGGCGTGCCAAAGTGATTCACGCTGAAGGAGAATTGCAGGCATCTGAAAAGCTATTTCAGGCTGCACAAATACTCGCCCAAGAACCCCAGGCAATTTTGCTGCGCTATTTGGAAACCCTTACGGTGATCGGCGCGGACAAGAACAGCACTATCGTGTTTCCCTTGCCCATGGACCTTGTTGCACCGCTTCTGGCGCGAGCAAAAGTTGGGAGCGACGGGAACTGA
- the ppk2 gene encoding polyphosphate kinase 2: MKAGEYERALAGLQVEMVKLQEWIKYKKLKVVVIFEGRDAAGKGGCIKRITESLSPRVTRLVALPAPTEREKSQWYFQRYVLHLPAAGEMVLMDRSWYNRAGVEKVMGFCTPDEHSEFLRSCPQFERMLARSGIILIKYWFSISNDEQERRFRKRIYHPTKHWKLSPMDLQSRARWVEYSKAKDEMFAHTDIKQAPWYVVHGDDKERARLNVMTHLLSLIDYEDLTPERIELPPRQEDQGYVRPPMSDQTFIPEIF, translated from the coding sequence ATGAAGGCAGGCGAATACGAGAGGGCACTTGCAGGCCTGCAAGTGGAAATGGTCAAGCTCCAGGAATGGATCAAGTACAAGAAGCTCAAAGTCGTCGTGATTTTCGAAGGGCGCGATGCGGCCGGCAAGGGCGGCTGCATCAAGCGCATCACGGAAAGCCTGAGCCCGCGCGTCACGAGACTCGTCGCATTGCCAGCGCCGACCGAGCGCGAGAAGAGTCAGTGGTATTTCCAGCGCTACGTGCTGCACCTGCCGGCAGCCGGCGAAATGGTCCTCATGGATCGCAGCTGGTATAACCGTGCCGGGGTCGAGAAGGTGATGGGCTTCTGCACCCCTGACGAACACAGCGAGTTCCTGCGCAGTTGCCCGCAATTCGAGCGCATGCTGGCCCGTAGCGGCATTATCTTGATCAAGTACTGGTTCTCGATCAGCAACGACGAGCAGGAACGACGCTTCAGGAAGCGCATCTACCACCCGACCAAGCACTGGAAGCTGAGCCCGATGGATCTGCAGTCGCGCGCGCGTTGGGTCGAGTATTCGAAGGCCAAGGACGAGATGTTCGCCCATACCGACATCAAGCAGGCGCCGTGGTATGTGGTGCACGGGGATGACAAGGAGCGCGCGCGCCTGAATGTCATGACCCACCTGCTGAGCCTGATCGACTACGAGGATCTTACGCCGGAGCGCATCGAACTGCCGCCGCGTCAGGAGGACCAGGGTTATGTGCGGCCGCCGATGTCGGACCAGACCTTCATACCCGAAATCTTCTGA
- a CDS encoding 30S ribosomal protein S21, which produces MPNIRVKENEPFEVAIRRFKRTVEKTGLLTELRAREFYEKPTAERKRKAAAAVKRQHKRLRSLTLPPKMY; this is translated from the coding sequence ATGCCGAACATTCGTGTCAAGGAAAACGAACCATTCGAGGTGGCGATTCGCCGCTTCAAGCGCACTGTCGAAAAGACGGGCCTCCTGACCGAGTTGCGCGCTCGCGAGTTTTACGAAAAGCCCACCGCCGAGCGCAAGCGCAAGGCGGCCGCCGCCGTCAAGCGCCAGCACAAGCGCCTCCGCAGTCTGACCCTGCCGCCGAAAATGTACTGA
- a CDS encoding transcriptional regulator codes for MHTSEVYEYLKKHGQLLDLEIAAATGISLDEVRTSLSELSAQGDISRCSVTSYASGTPVEGFQCRIAGYIPRPAPGRKPGVTPKATT; via the coding sequence ATGCACACTTCCGAGGTTTATGAGTACCTGAAGAAACACGGCCAACTGCTGGACCTTGAGATTGCGGCGGCCACCGGCATTTCTCTGGATGAGGTGCGGACATCCCTTTCCGAACTGTCGGCGCAGGGCGATATTTCCCGGTGCAGCGTCACTAGTTACGCCAGCGGCACGCCCGTGGAAGGCTTCCAGTGCCGGATTGCCGGGTATATTCCGCGCCCCGCACCCGGCAGGAAGCCGGGGGTTACTCCGAAGGCAACCACGTAA
- a CDS encoding MAPEG family protein has protein sequence MPIAHWCILAVCLLPVLTIGLAKAASVLARGRNGEHYDNKHPREWEARLTGWQQRAHAAQANGFEALPLFIAAVILAQQAHADQDRIDALALWFVTARIVYVIAYLMNLGTLRSLVWAAGFAVSVAILAIA, from the coding sequence ATGCCGATAGCTCATTGGTGTATCTTGGCCGTATGCCTTTTGCCGGTGCTGACCATAGGTCTGGCGAAGGCTGCCTCGGTTCTGGCGAGAGGCAGGAATGGCGAGCATTATGACAACAAGCACCCGCGCGAATGGGAGGCTCGCTTGACCGGTTGGCAGCAGCGTGCCCATGCGGCCCAGGCGAATGGGTTTGAGGCTCTGCCCTTGTTCATTGCCGCTGTAATTTTGGCGCAGCAGGCGCACGCGGATCAGGATCGTATCGATGCCCTGGCACTGTGGTTTGTTACCGCCCGCATCGTCTATGTCATTGCCTATCTGATGAATCTTGGCACGCTTCGCTCACTGGTGTGGGCGGCCGGCTTCGCTGTAAGCGTTGCCATTCTCGCCATCGCTTGA
- the tsaD gene encoding tRNA (adenosine(37)-N6)-threonylcarbamoyltransferase complex transferase subunit TsaD — MLVLGIESSCDETGIALYDSAAGLLSHTLHSQVMMHAEYGGVVPELASRDHIRRVVPLLREALANAKRSLADVDAVAYTRGPGLAGALLVGCAFAEALAVALDKPTIPVHHLEGHLLSPLLSAAPPTFPFVALLVSGGHTQLMQVTAVGEYELLGETLDDAAGEAFDKSAKLLGLPYPGGALLSKLAEQGRPGIYKLPRPMLHTNDLNFSFSGLKTAVLTLVREQLEALGDEFRADAACAFQEAIVEVLVKKSLKAMKQTGLKQLVVAGGVGANQQLRSTLNQEAKRKRFRVYYPELEFCTDNGAMIALAGCLRLQAGTPAKAAGSFAVQPRWPLMEMSAGKA; from the coding sequence ATGCTAGTCCTCGGTATTGAATCCTCCTGCGACGAAACCGGTATTGCGCTCTACGACAGTGCTGCCGGACTCTTGTCGCATACTCTGCATTCGCAAGTCATGATGCACGCCGAGTACGGCGGCGTCGTGCCGGAACTGGCTTCGCGCGATCATATCCGCCGGGTCGTGCCGCTGTTGCGCGAAGCGCTGGCCAACGCCAAGCGGTCGCTGGCCGATGTCGATGCCGTAGCCTATACGCGCGGCCCGGGGCTGGCGGGCGCCTTGCTGGTCGGCTGCGCCTTTGCCGAAGCGCTGGCGGTGGCGCTCGACAAGCCGACCATTCCGGTGCATCACCTCGAAGGACATCTGCTGTCGCCACTGTTGTCGGCCGCGCCACCAACTTTTCCGTTCGTCGCGCTACTGGTTTCCGGCGGCCATACGCAGTTGATGCAGGTGACCGCCGTCGGCGAGTACGAACTGCTCGGCGAGACACTCGACGATGCGGCCGGCGAAGCTTTCGACAAAAGCGCCAAGCTGCTCGGCCTGCCTTATCCCGGCGGCGCCCTGCTGTCGAAGCTGGCCGAGCAGGGCAGGCCCGGCATTTACAAGTTGCCGCGGCCAATGCTGCATACCAATGACCTGAATTTCAGTTTTTCCGGTTTGAAAACGGCGGTACTGACGCTGGTTCGCGAGCAGTTGGAAGCATTGGGCGATGAATTCAGGGCCGATGCGGCATGTGCTTTTCAGGAAGCCATTGTCGAGGTGCTGGTCAAGAAATCGCTGAAAGCAATGAAGCAGACCGGCCTCAAGCAACTGGTCGTAGCCGGCGGCGTTGGCGCTAACCAACAGTTGCGGTCGACGCTGAATCAGGAGGCAAAACGCAAGCGCTTCCGCGTCTATTATCCGGAACTTGAATTCTGCACCGACAACGGCGCAATGATCGCGCTGGCCGGTTGCCTGCGACTACAGGCGGGAACGCCGGCGAAGGCGGCCGGCAGCTTTGCTGTGCAGCCGCGCTGGCCACTGATGGAAATGTCCGCCGGCAAGGCCTGA
- a CDS encoding GatB/YqeY domain-containing protein, with protein sequence MNLKTRITEDMKAAMKARETARLNAIRLLLAAIKQKEVDERIELDDNAVIAVIEKLTKQRKDSVTQYEAAGRQELADGEKFEIAVLAAYLPEKMSAADTAAAVAAAVAETGAKGPTDMGKLMALLKPRLTGKADMAEVSKLVKAALAG encoded by the coding sequence ATGAACCTCAAGACACGTATTACCGAAGACATGAAAGCGGCCATGAAGGCCAGGGAAACAGCACGGCTGAACGCGATCCGCCTGCTGCTCGCCGCCATCAAGCAGAAGGAAGTCGATGAGCGTATCGAACTCGACGACAACGCCGTTATCGCCGTCATCGAAAAGCTGACCAAACAACGCAAGGACAGCGTCACCCAGTACGAAGCGGCCGGCCGCCAGGAGCTGGCCGACGGCGAAAAATTCGAGATCGCGGTTCTCGCCGCCTACCTGCCAGAGAAAATGAGTGCTGCCGATACCGCTGCCGCCGTTGCTGCGGCAGTCGCCGAAACCGGCGCCAAGGGGCCGACCGACATGGGCAAGCTGATGGCCTTGCTCAAGCCGCGCCTGACCGGCAAAGCCGACATGGCGGAAGTATCGAAACTGGTCAAGGCCGCGCTTGCCGGCTAA
- a CDS encoding phage holin family protein, translating to MLDNLTPFLLQWALSALTLWMASHVFGGIRFANTSSLIVSALLLGFVNAVIRPILIVLTLPLTVITLGLFLLVINALMLLLVSAVVPGFKISGFWTAFFAGIFIAVLSLALGALLPGNEASWYRIPHTQGNTVWL from the coding sequence ATGCTCGACAATTTGACGCCCTTTCTTCTGCAATGGGCGCTTTCGGCGCTCACGCTCTGGATGGCAAGCCACGTGTTTGGTGGTATCCGCTTCGCCAATACCTCGTCGTTAATCGTCTCTGCGCTACTGCTTGGGTTCGTGAATGCAGTCATAAGACCCATCCTAATCGTTCTCACGCTGCCATTGACGGTGATCACCCTTGGCCTGTTCCTTCTGGTCATCAATGCGCTGATGTTGCTGTTGGTATCGGCCGTGGTTCCGGGTTTCAAGATCTCCGGGTTCTGGACGGCTTTCTTCGCTGGCATATTCATCGCAGTCCTGAGCTTGGCGCTGGGGGCGCTGCTGCCTGGCAACGAGGCATCGTGGTATCGAATTCCGCACACTCAAGGAAACACTGTGTGGCTCTGA
- a CDS encoding DNA primase yields the protein MIPDSFIQDLLARVDIVDLVDSYVPLKKSGANYAACCPFHNEKSPSFTVSPTKQFYHCFGCGANGTAIGFVMEYQGLGFIDAVKELASRAGMQVSESEGRSFSDEKPGQTRALIDVMARAAQYYKDQLKASPRAIEYCRKRGLTGEVAGRFGMGYAPEGWQNLQAIFYDYDADELKTVGLVIENEAGRRYDRFRDRLMIPIINQKGDIIAFGGRIIDHGEPKYLNSPETPLFEKGRELFGLPQARQVLRETNTAIVTEGYMDVIVLAQNGVGNAVATLGTATTATHVNKLLRQVDRVVFCFDGDNAGRKAAWRALENALEALADNKRLAFVFLPQEDDPDSYIRANGKEAFERLVKQAMPLSDFLLRELAQRCDLTSSEGKAQLIYEAKPLLLKLPTPLLRLQLVKRLAEASGFAQSEVERLCELKSYTPAAPARARRPAPSLSRNLLRIVLHKPVLARALPVGRLPDTPERPLLILLHDLVAAHPDAPGYAYLREQMRGRPEAGLVEAFASELLDHPFDEGEAEAEFDAILEKMQEGDQKRAFSELQARVQKLGVTGLTPEEKRAYIDIIGNRGNRS from the coding sequence GTGATCCCGGACTCCTTCATCCAGGACCTGCTGGCGCGGGTCGACATCGTCGATCTGGTCGACAGCTACGTCCCGCTGAAAAAGTCAGGGGCAAATTATGCCGCCTGCTGCCCTTTCCATAACGAAAAATCGCCGTCGTTCACGGTCAGCCCGACCAAGCAGTTTTACCACTGCTTCGGCTGCGGGGCGAACGGCACGGCGATTGGCTTTGTCATGGAATACCAGGGACTGGGCTTCATCGATGCTGTCAAGGAACTGGCCAGCCGCGCCGGCATGCAGGTATCGGAAAGCGAGGGGCGCAGCTTCAGCGATGAAAAGCCGGGCCAGACACGCGCCCTGATCGACGTCATGGCCCGCGCCGCGCAGTACTACAAGGATCAGCTCAAGGCCTCGCCACGCGCCATCGAATATTGCCGGAAACGCGGGTTGACCGGAGAAGTCGCCGGCCGCTTCGGTATGGGTTATGCGCCGGAGGGCTGGCAGAACCTGCAGGCGATATTCTACGATTACGACGCCGATGAACTGAAAACAGTTGGCCTCGTCATCGAGAATGAAGCGGGTCGTCGCTACGATCGTTTCCGCGACCGCCTGATGATCCCGATCATCAACCAGAAAGGTGACATCATCGCCTTTGGCGGGCGCATCATCGATCACGGCGAGCCGAAATACCTGAACTCACCGGAAACCCCACTCTTCGAGAAAGGGCGCGAACTGTTCGGCCTGCCGCAGGCACGCCAGGTACTACGCGAAACCAATACTGCGATCGTCACCGAGGGCTACATGGACGTCATTGTGCTGGCCCAAAATGGCGTCGGCAATGCCGTCGCGACGCTCGGCACGGCGACCACGGCGACCCACGTAAATAAGCTGCTGCGCCAGGTCGACCGCGTCGTTTTCTGTTTCGACGGTGATAATGCCGGGCGCAAGGCTGCCTGGCGCGCGTTGGAAAACGCGCTCGAAGCGCTGGCCGATAACAAGCGCCTCGCCTTCGTCTTTCTGCCACAGGAAGATGACCCGGACAGCTACATCCGTGCCAATGGCAAGGAAGCATTCGAGCGTCTGGTCAAGCAGGCGATGCCGCTTTCCGACTTCCTGCTGCGCGAACTTGCCCAGCGCTGCGACCTGACCAGTTCAGAAGGCAAGGCCCAGTTGATTTACGAAGCCAAGCCGCTGCTGCTCAAACTGCCGACGCCGCTGCTACGCCTGCAACTGGTCAAGCGCCTGGCCGAAGCCAGCGGCTTTGCCCAGAGCGAGGTCGAACGCCTGTGCGAACTGAAATCCTACACGCCCGCCGCGCCGGCCAGGGCGAGGCGCCCGGCGCCGTCGCTCTCCCGCAACCTGCTGCGCATCGTCCTGCACAAGCCGGTGCTGGCCAGGGCATTGCCGGTGGGCCGCCTGCCGGACACGCCCGAGCGCCCGCTCCTGATCCTTCTGCATGATCTCGTGGCGGCCCATCCGGATGCCCCAGGTTATGCGTATCTGCGTGAGCAGATGCGTGGCCGGCCAGAAGCGGGACTGGTGGAAGCTTTCGCTTCGGAACTTCTTGACCATCCGTTTGACGAAGGTGAAGCAGAAGCAGAGTTTGACGCAATACTCGAGAAAATGCAGGAAGGCGATCAGAAGCGCGCTTTTTCCGAGTTGCAGGCCAGGGTGCAGAAACTTGGGGTCACCGGGCTGACGCCGGAGGAAAAGCGGGCCTATATCGACATTATCGGCAACCGGGGAAATCGAAGCTAA
- a CDS encoding catalase: MSNKKLTTTAGCPVVDNQNSMTAGPRGPQLLQDVWFLEKLAHFDREVIPERRMHAKGSGAHGTFTVTNDITKYSRAKIFSQVGKKTELFARFSTVAGERGAADAERDIRGFAIKFYTEEGNWDMVGNNTPVFFMRDPLKFPDLNHAVKRDPRTNLRSATNNWDFWTLLPEALHQVTIVMSDRGLPASYRHMHGFGSHTFSFINAQNERFWVKFHFKCQQGIKNMTDAEAEAAVGKCRETHQRDLYDAIEGGDFPKWTLAVQVMPEADADKVPYHPFDLTKIWPHKDYPPIEVGVMELNRNPVNYFAEVEQVAFNPANVVPGISFSPDRMLQGRLFSYGDAQRYRLGVNHGHIPVNAPKCPFHSYHRDGQMRVDGNFGSTLGYEPNSQGEWQEQPDYREPPLKIDGAADHWNFREDDDDYYSQPRALFQLMAPAQQQVLFENTARSLGDAPEEVKRRHIGNCSKCDPAYGAGVAKALGLTV, encoded by the coding sequence ATGAGCAACAAGAAACTTACCACTACCGCTGGTTGCCCGGTTGTAGACAACCAGAATTCGATGACTGCCGGTCCGCGCGGCCCGCAACTGTTGCAGGACGTCTGGTTCCTCGAAAAACTGGCCCATTTCGACCGTGAAGTCATTCCCGAGCGGCGCATGCATGCCAAGGGTTCGGGAGCCCATGGTACGTTTACCGTAACCAACGACATCACCAAGTACAGCCGCGCCAAAATTTTTTCCCAGGTCGGCAAGAAGACCGAACTCTTCGCCCGCTTCTCCACAGTCGCCGGCGAGCGCGGCGCTGCCGATGCCGAACGCGACATCCGCGGTTTCGCCATCAAGTTCTATACCGAGGAAGGCAACTGGGACATGGTCGGCAACAATACGCCGGTTTTCTTCATGCGCGATCCGCTCAAGTTTCCTGACCTCAATCATGCCGTCAAACGCGACCCGCGCACCAACCTGCGCAGCGCCACCAACAACTGGGATTTCTGGACGCTGCTACCGGAAGCCCTGCACCAGGTCACCATCGTCATGAGCGACCGTGGCCTCCCGGCGAGCTATCGCCACATGCATGGCTTCGGTTCGCACACCTTCAGCTTCATCAACGCGCAGAACGAGCGCTTCTGGGTCAAGTTCCACTTCAAGTGCCAGCAGGGCATCAAGAACATGACCGACGCCGAAGCTGAAGCGGCGGTCGGCAAGTGCCGCGAAACGCACCAGCGCGACCTCTATGACGCCATCGAAGGCGGCGATTTCCCGAAATGGACGCTGGCGGTGCAGGTCATGCCCGAAGCCGATGCCGATAAGGTTCCTTATCACCCGTTTGACCTGACCAAGATCTGGCCGCACAAGGATTACCCACCGATCGAAGTCGGCGTCATGGAACTGAACCGCAATCCGGTCAATTATTTCGCCGAAGTCGAGCAGGTGGCCTTCAACCCGGCCAACGTCGTGCCCGGTATCAGCTTTTCGCCGGACAGGATGCTGCAGGGCCGGCTGTTCTCCTACGGCGACGCTCAGCGCTACCGGCTCGGCGTCAATCACGGCCACATTCCGGTCAATGCGCCGAAGTGCCCGTTCCACAGCTATCACCGCGACGGCCAGATGCGGGTCGATGGCAACTTCGGCAGCACGCTGGGCTACGAGCCGAACAGCCAGGGCGAGTGGCAGGAGCAGCCGGACTACCGCGAACCGCCGCTGAAGATCGACGGTGCGGCCGATCACTGGAACTTCCGCGAGGACGATGACGACTATTACTCGCAGCCGCGCGCCCTGTTCCAGTTGATGGCGCCGGCCCAGCAGCAGGTCCTGTTCGAAAACACCGCCCGCTCGCTGGGCGATGCGCCGGAAGAGGTCAAGCGCCGCCACATCGGCAACTGCAGCAAATGCGATCCGGCCTATGGCGCCGGCGTCGCCAAGGCCTTGGGCCTGACGGTCTGA
- the rpiA gene encoding ribose-5-phosphate isomerase RpiA, with translation MTQDELKIAVGKAAADHVAENSPEGCIIGVGTGSTANCFIDALATFRTRLKGAIASSEATKRRLESHGIVVFDLNDIDDLPFYVDGADEIDAGLNMIKGGGGALTREKIVAAVARKFICIADGSKAVATLGRFPLPVEVIPMARAYVARELTRLGGDPVLREGFITDNGNVILDVRGLVIIDPKGLESEINQMAGVVTNGLFAIRPADLLLLGRAEGVKSIF, from the coding sequence ATGACACAGGACGAACTTAAGATTGCAGTTGGAAAGGCGGCGGCCGACCATGTGGCCGAGAATTCCCCGGAAGGCTGCATCATCGGCGTTGGTACCGGATCGACCGCGAACTGCTTCATCGATGCCCTCGCCACTTTCCGTACGCGCTTGAAGGGCGCGATTGCCAGTTCGGAAGCCACGAAAAGACGACTCGAAAGCCATGGTATCGTGGTATTCGATCTGAATGACATCGACGATCTTCCGTTCTACGTCGACGGTGCCGACGAGATCGATGCCGGCCTGAACATGATCAAGGGTGGCGGTGGCGCACTGACGCGGGAGAAGATCGTCGCGGCGGTCGCGCGGAAGTTCATCTGCATCGCCGACGGTTCAAAGGCGGTGGCGACGCTGGGCAGGTTTCCCCTGCCGGTCGAGGTCATTCCGATGGCTCGCGCTTACGTCGCCCGTGAATTGACCAGACTGGGAGGCGATCCGGTGCTGCGCGAGGGCTTCATCACTGACAATGGCAACGTCATTCTCGATGTCAGGGGTCTAGTCATCATCGACCCCAAGGGTCTGGAATCAGAAATCAACCAGATGGCCGGCGTCGTCACCAATGGCCTGTTCGCCATCCGCCCTGCCGACTTGCTGCTGCTCGGTAGAGCCGAGGGTGTCAAGAGCATTTTCTGA
- a CDS encoding oxidative damage protection protein produces the protein MARTVNCIKLGREAEGLDFPPYPGALGQRIFENVSKEAWQQWIKLQTMLINENRLNLVDALHRKYLAEQLEKHFFGAGADQIQGYVPPPA, from the coding sequence ATGGCACGAACCGTCAATTGCATCAAGCTTGGACGCGAGGCCGAAGGTCTCGATTTTCCGCCCTACCCGGGAGCACTTGGCCAGCGAATTTTCGAGAATGTCTCGAAGGAGGCATGGCAGCAATGGATCAAGCTGCAGACCATGCTAATCAACGAAAACCGGCTCAATCTGGTGGATGCCCTCCACCGCAAGTATCTTGCGGAACAGTTGGAGAAGCACTTTTTTGGCGCTGGGGCCGACCAGATTCAGGGTTACGTTCCGCCACCAGCCTGA
- the rpoD gene encoding RNA polymerase sigma factor RpoD, producing MIKATDTVKEAPKARISKAKEKAAEKALLQGALTETPAPLDAEARKTRLKNLIKLGKERGFLTYAEINDHLPDDVVDAESIETIISTFSDMSIQVFDEAPAAEDLLMSDTATVAADDEEVEEQAEQALSTVDSEFGRTTDPVRMYMREMGSVELLTREGEIEIAKRIEDGLKHMVQAISACPTTIANIIEMAAKVEADEMRIDELVDGLIDLNATVSAPNADLPEDIEEEEEESDEDSDGGAGAVSASMLRLKTDALERFATIQALHVRMQKSLVGKGSQDKTYLKIRQQITDELMNIRFTSRSIERLCDSVRGMVELVRGSERKIQQICVDKVKMPRAHFIQVFPGSEVNLDWVDVEIAAAPKTYVAILTRNAPAIKEEQKKLLALQEHIGIPLKDLKDINKQMSTGEAKARRAKREMTEANLRLVISIAKKYTNRGLQFLDLIQEGNIGLMKAVDKFEYRRGYKFSTYATWWIRQAITRSIADQARTIRIPVHMIETINKMNRISRQILQETGAEPDPATLAKKMDMPEEKIRKIMKISKEPISMETPIGDDDDSHLGDFIEDQHTLAPADAAMYSSLRGVTKDILDTLTTREAKVLRMRFGIEMNTDHTLEEVGKQFDVTRERIRQIEAKALRKLRHPSRSDKLRSFIDSSGN from the coding sequence ATGATCAAGGCAACAGACACTGTCAAGGAAGCCCCAAAGGCTCGTATCAGTAAGGCCAAGGAGAAGGCCGCAGAAAAGGCGCTGCTCCAGGGCGCACTGACCGAAACTCCCGCCCCCCTTGACGCCGAAGCGCGCAAGACGCGCCTGAAAAACCTGATCAAGCTGGGCAAGGAGCGGGGATTTCTCACTTACGCCGAAATCAACGACCACCTGCCGGATGACGTCGTCGATGCGGAAAGCATCGAAACGATCATCTCGACCTTTAGTGACATGAGTATCCAGGTCTTCGATGAAGCCCCGGCAGCCGAAGACCTGCTGATGTCCGATACGGCGACCGTGGCGGCCGATGACGAGGAGGTCGAGGAGCAGGCGGAACAGGCCTTGTCTACGGTCGACTCCGAATTCGGACGCACTACCGATCCGGTGCGCATGTACATGCGCGAAATGGGTTCAGTCGAACTGCTGACCCGCGAAGGCGAGATCGAGATCGCCAAACGTATCGAGGATGGCCTCAAGCACATGGTTCAGGCCATCTCAGCCTGCCCGACGACGATCGCAAATATCATCGAGATGGCGGCGAAGGTCGAAGCCGATGAAATGCGCATCGACGAACTGGTTGATGGGCTGATCGACCTCAACGCCACCGTATCTGCACCCAATGCGGACCTGCCGGAAGATATCGAGGAGGAGGAAGAAGAGAGCGACGAAGACAGCGATGGCGGCGCCGGCGCCGTATCCGCTTCGATGCTGCGACTGAAGACTGATGCCCTGGAGCGCTTTGCCACCATCCAGGCCCTGCATGTCCGGATGCAGAAGTCACTGGTCGGCAAGGGTTCGCAGGACAAGACCTACCTCAAGATCCGGCAGCAGATTACCGACGAGCTGATGAACATCCGCTTCACTTCGCGCTCGATCGAGCGACTCTGCGACAGCGTGCGCGGCATGGTTGAACTGGTGCGCGGCTCGGAACGCAAGATTCAGCAAATCTGCGTCGACAAGGTCAAGATGCCACGCGCGCATTTCATCCAGGTTTTTCCGGGCAGCGAAGTGAATCTCGACTGGGTCGATGTCGAGATCGCCGCGGCACCCAAGACCTACGTCGCCATCCTGACCCGCAACGCACCCGCGATCAAGGAAGAGCAGAAAAAGCTGCTCGCCCTGCAGGAACACATCGGCATTCCGCTCAAGGATCTCAAGGACATCAACAAGCAAATGTCTACCGGCGAGGCCAAGGCCCGGCGCGCCAAGCGCGAAATGACCGAGGCCAACCTGCGCCTGGTCATCTCGATCGCCAAGAAATATACCAATCGCGGCCTGCAGTTCCTTGATCTGATCCAGGAAGGCAACATCGGCCTGATGAAAGCGGTGGACAAGTTCGAATACCGTCGCGGCTACAAGTTCTCGACCTACGCCACATGGTGGATTCGCCAGGCGATCACCCGTTCCATCGCCGACCAGGCGCGGACCATCCGCATTCCGGTGCACATGATCGAGACGATCAACAAGATGAACCGGATCAGCCGTCAGATTCTGCAGGAAACCGGCGCCGAGCCTGATCCGGCGACGCTGGCCAAGAAGATGGACATGCCCGAGGAGAAGATCCGCAAGATCATGAAAATTTCCAAGGAACCGATCTCGATGGAGACCCCGATCGGTGACGATGACGATTCTCATCTCGGCGACTTTATCGAGGACCAGCACACCCTGGCCCCGGCCGACGCGGCGATGTACTCGAGCCTGCGCGGTGTAACCAAGGATATTCTGGATACGCTGACCACGCGCGAAGCCAAGGTTCTACGCATGCGCTTCGGCATCGAAATGAACACCGACCACACGCTGGAGGAAGTTGGCAAGCAATTCGACGTCACCCGTGAGCGCATCCGCCAGATCGAGGCCAAGGCTCTGCGCAAGCTGCGACACCCGAGCCGATCGGACAAGCTGCGCAGCTTCATCGACAGCAGCGGCAACTAA